Proteins from a single region of Symphalangus syndactylus isolate Jambi chromosome 12, NHGRI_mSymSyn1-v2.1_pri, whole genome shotgun sequence:
- the POU3F1 gene encoding POU domain, class 3, transcription factor 1: protein MATTAQYLPRGPGGGAGGTGPLMHPDAAAAAAAAAAAERLHAGAAYREVQKLMHHEWLGAGAGHPVGLAHPQWLPTGGGGGGDWAGGPHLEHGKAGGGGTGRADDGGGGGGFHARLVHQGAAHAGAAWAQGSTAHHLGPAMSPSPGASGGHQPQPLGLYAQAAYPGGGGGGLAGMLAAGGGGAGPGLHHALHEDGHEAQLEPSPPPHLGAHGHAHGHAHAGGLHAAAAHLHPGAGGGGSSVGEHSDEDAPSSDDLEQFAKQFKQRRIKLGFTQADVGLALGTLYGNVFSQTTICRFEALQLSFKNMCKLKPLLNKWLEETDSSSGSPTNLDKIAAQGRKRKKRTSIEVGVKGALESHFLKCPKPSAHEITGLADSLQLEKEVVRVWFCNRRQKEKRMTPAAGAGHPPMDDVYAPGELGPGGGGASPPSAPPPPPPAALHHHHHHTLPGSVQ, encoded by the coding sequence ATGGCCACCACCGCGCAGTACCTGCCGCGGGGCCCCGGTGGCGGAGCTGGGGGCACCGGGCCGCTCATGCACCCGGACGccgcggcggcagcggcggcggcggcggccgccgAGCGATTGCACGCAGGGGCCGCGTACCGCGAAGTGCAGAAGCTGATGCACCACGAGTGGCTGGGCGCGGGCGCGGGCCACCCCGTGGGCCTAGCGCACCCCCAGTGGCTACCCAcgggaggaggcggcggcggcgatTGGGCCGGCGGCCCGCACCTAGAACACGGCAAGGCAGGCGGCGGCGGCACCGGCCGAGCCGacgacggcggcggcggcggaggttTCCACGCGCGCCTGGTGCACCAGGGGGCGGCCCACGCGGGCGCGGCATGGGCGCAGGGCAGCACGGCGCACCACTTGGGCCCGGCCATGTCGCCGTCGCCTGGGGCCAGCGGGGGCCACCAGCCCCAGCCGCTCGGGCTGTACGCGCAGGCGGCCTACccggggggcggcggcggcggcctggCCGGGATGCTGGCGGCGGGCGGTGGCGGCGCTGGGCCGGGCCTGCACCACGCGCTGCACGAGGACGGCCACGAGGCGCAGCTGGAGCCGTCGCCGCCGCCGCATCTGGGCGCCCACGGACACGCACACGGACATGCACACGCGGGCGGCCTGCACGCGGCGGCGGCGCACCTGCACCCgggcgcgggcggcggcggctcATCGGTGGGCGAGCACTCGGACGAGGATGCGCCCAGCTCGGACGACCTGGAGCAGTTCGCCAAGCAGTTCAAGCAGCGGCGCATCAAGCTGGGCTTCACGCAGGCCGACGTGGGGCTGGCGCTGGGCACGCTCTACGGTAACGTGTTCTCGCAGACCACCATCTGCCGCTTCGAGGCCCTGCAGCTGAGCTTCAAGAACATGTGCAAGCTCAAGCCGCTGCTCAACAAGTGGCTGGAGGAGACCGACTCGTCCAGCGGCAGCCCCACCAACCTGGACAAGATCGCGGCGCAGGGCCGCAAGCGCAAGAAGCGCACGTCCATCGAGGTGGGGGTCAAAGGCGCGCTCGAGAGCCACTTTCTCAAGTGCCCCAAGCCCTCGGCGCACGAAATCACCGGCTTGGCAGACAGCCTGCAGCTGGAGAAGGAGGTGGTGCGCGTCTGGTTCTGCAACCGGCGGCAGAAGGAGAAGCGCATGACCCCTGCGGCCGGCGCGGGCCACCCGCCCATGGACGATGTATACGCGCCtggggagctagggcctggaggGGGCGGCGCATCGCCACCCTCCgcgcccccgccgcccccgccggCGGCgctgcaccaccaccaccaccacacactgCCCGGCTCCGTGCAGTGA